The DNA window GGGTTAGCCGGTCTTGGGGGCCATGATCAAGACGGTGCCTTGCGCGACGCCGGCACCGCGCCCGTCGTTGGTGATCTCGACCCGGACCACCGCGGTGCGTTTCGTCACCGCGATGATCTCTGACTCGGCGCGGACTGTCCCGGCGCGGATCGGGGCGAGCAGGTTGAGCTTGAACTCGGTGGTGGCTGCCCACGAGCCGTGGGAG is part of the Mycobacteriales bacterium genome and encodes:
- a CDS encoding PaaI family thioesterase, coding for MSSDAGGGLPRYLGIHTVEVASGRLACELEVREELLNPFGSLHGGVISALTDHVLGAVLYTVISHGSWAATTEFKLNLLAPIRAGTVRAESEIIAVTKRTAVVRVEITNDGRGAGVAQGTVLIMAPKTG